A genomic window from Terriglobia bacterium includes:
- the mdh gene encoding malate dehydrogenase, with protein sequence MRKKVTVVGSGFVGSTTAQRIVDMELADVVITDILEGVPAGKALDMCESGPITRTDSRATGLSTNTGDYSGTAGSDIVVITAGFPRKPGMSRDDLLKANYNVVKAVVEQIVRHSPECIIIIVTNPLDAMAQAAFKVSGFPKQRVIGMAGVLDSARMSTFVATECNVSVENVHSFVLGGHGDDMVPLPRYSTVAGIPLPDLLPKERIDAIVDRTRKGGAEIVNLLKTGSAYYAPSAAAVEMVEAILKDKKKILPCAAYLTGEYGINGLFVGVPVKLGAKGVEEIIQIKLTAEENAALQKSSASVRELVTVLGI encoded by the coding sequence ATGCGGAAGAAAGTAACGGTAGTGGGTTCGGGGTTTGTGGGTTCGACGACGGCGCAGCGGATCGTGGACATGGAACTGGCCGACGTGGTGATTACGGACATTCTGGAGGGCGTGCCGGCCGGGAAGGCGCTGGACATGTGCGAGTCCGGGCCCATCACGCGGACCGATTCGCGGGCCACGGGCCTCTCCACGAACACCGGAGACTACAGCGGGACGGCCGGCAGCGATATCGTAGTGATCACCGCGGGCTTCCCGCGCAAGCCGGGGATGAGCCGGGACGACCTGCTGAAGGCCAACTACAACGTGGTGAAGGCCGTAGTGGAGCAGATTGTGCGGCATTCGCCGGAGTGCATCATCATCATCGTAACCAACCCGCTGGACGCCATGGCCCAGGCGGCGTTCAAGGTGAGCGGCTTCCCGAAGCAGCGGGTGATCGGAATGGCCGGGGTGCTGGACTCGGCGCGCATGAGCACGTTTGTGGCGACGGAGTGCAACGTGAGCGTGGAGAACGTGCATTCGTTCGTGCTGGGCGGACACGGCGACGACATGGTGCCGCTGCCGCGCTATTCGACCGTGGCGGGCATTCCCCTGCCCGATCTGCTCCCCAAGGAGCGCATTGACGCGATCGTGGACCGCACGCGCAAAGGCGGGGCGGAGATCGTGAACCTGCTGAAGACCGGCTCCGCGTACTACGCGCCGTCGGCCGCGGCGGTGGAGATGGTCGAAGCGATTCTGAAGGACAAGAAGAAGATTCTGCCCTGTGCGGCGTATCTGACCGGGGAGTACGGGATCAACGGGCTGTTCGTGGGCGTGCCGGTGAAGCTGGGCGCCAAGGGCGTGGAAGAGATCATCCAGATCAAGCTGACGGCGGAGGAAAATGCGGCGCTGCAGAAGTCCTCGGCGTCGGTGCGGGAACTGGTGACTGTCCTGGGAATATAG
- a CDS encoding glycosyltransferase family 39 protein has product MPPVLSSPGRAPGLPPGPLPSAFPLTLWVPALAVFATLLHFAFNGRYGYFRDELYYAACGEHLAWGYLDHAPLAPAVAWFSRRLLGNSLFALRFFPALAAAAKVYLAGWMAREMGGGRFAQFLAALAVFLAPIYLTFDNFLSMNSFEPVFWMACAALFLRIRNGGRPQLWLLFGAVAGLGLLNKHSMLFFGSGLFAGFLLTSARRAFAAKWIWLGAALVLLLFLPNLLWEIHNGFPTIALLHAVIGTKYTLVSPWTFVAEQALLTHPLAAPLWLAGLWFLFRDSAGRNYAALAWAYLVVLAEMLVLHGKIYYLAPAYPMLLAAGAVWTELRVLPRTGAWLKPAIVAPLLLGGLIAAPLAMPILPVTAAVKYCRFWDVDAVRVENVPLSDLPQLFGDMFGWPEQVQAVARVYTALPPGERAKAALLAYNYGEAGAIDYFGPRYGLPKSICAQNQYGLWGPRAYSGEVVVAIGYTAEQLQPYFGDIHLAARISPRYAIPEESNLPIYLCRQPRKPLAAMWPSLRWLG; this is encoded by the coding sequence GTGCCGCCTGTTCTGTCTTCTCCCGGCCGCGCGCCAGGACTCCCTCCCGGCCCGCTGCCATCTGCGTTTCCGCTGACGCTCTGGGTTCCCGCGCTGGCCGTCTTTGCCACCCTCCTGCATTTCGCTTTTAACGGCCGCTACGGCTACTTCCGCGATGAGCTTTACTACGCCGCCTGTGGCGAACATCTCGCCTGGGGCTACCTCGACCATGCCCCGCTGGCCCCCGCCGTGGCCTGGTTCAGCCGCCGCCTTCTCGGCAATTCGCTCTTCGCCCTGCGCTTTTTTCCCGCGTTGGCCGCCGCGGCCAAGGTCTACCTCGCCGGCTGGATGGCCCGCGAGATGGGCGGCGGCCGCTTCGCCCAGTTTCTCGCTGCGCTCGCCGTGTTCCTCGCCCCCATCTATCTCACCTTTGACAATTTCCTTTCCATGAACTCTTTCGAGCCGGTTTTCTGGATGGCCTGCGCCGCCCTCTTCCTGCGCATCCGCAATGGCGGCCGGCCGCAGTTGTGGCTCCTCTTCGGCGCTGTCGCCGGCCTCGGCCTGCTCAACAAGCATTCCATGCTCTTCTTCGGCTCCGGGCTGTTCGCGGGCTTCCTGCTCACCTCCGCGCGCCGCGCCTTCGCCGCCAAATGGATTTGGCTCGGCGCCGCGCTCGTGCTCTTGCTCTTCCTTCCCAATCTTCTCTGGGAAATTCACAACGGTTTCCCGACCATTGCGCTTCTCCATGCCGTGATCGGGACGAAGTACACCCTCGTCTCACCCTGGACCTTCGTCGCCGAGCAGGCGCTCCTTACGCACCCGCTCGCCGCGCCCCTCTGGCTTGCCGGCCTGTGGTTTCTCTTCCGCGATTCTGCTGGCCGCAACTACGCGGCCCTCGCCTGGGCCTATCTCGTGGTCCTGGCGGAGATGCTGGTCCTGCACGGCAAGATCTACTATCTCGCTCCGGCCTATCCCATGCTCCTCGCCGCCGGAGCCGTCTGGACGGAATTGCGGGTCCTGCCGCGCACCGGCGCCTGGCTCAAGCCGGCCATCGTCGCCCCGCTGCTCCTCGGCGGCCTCATCGCCGCACCGCTGGCTATGCCCATTCTGCCGGTCACCGCCGCCGTCAAATACTGCCGCTTCTGGGACGTCGATGCGGTACGCGTGGAAAACGTGCCCTTGAGCGACCTGCCGCAGCTTTTCGGGGACATGTTTGGCTGGCCGGAGCAGGTCCAGGCCGTAGCCCGCGTCTACACCGCCCTCCCGCCCGGCGAGCGCGCCAAGGCCGCTCTGCTGGCTTACAACTACGGGGAAGCTGGCGCCATCGATTACTTCGGCCCGCGCTACGGCCTGCCCAAGTCCATCTGCGCCCAGAACCAGTACGGCCTGTGGGGCCCGCGCGCCTACAGCGGCGAGGTCGTCGTCGCCATCGGCTATACCGCGGAACAGTTGCAGCCCTACTTCGGCGATATCCACCTTGCCGCGCGCATCTCACCCCGCTACGCCATCCCCGAAGAGAGCAACCTGCCCATCTACCTCTGCCGCCAGCCCCGGAAACCCCTCGCCGCGATGTGGCCCAGTCTGCGCTGGCTCGGCTGA
- a CDS encoding threonylcarbamoyl-AMP synthase yields MPAELLRINAQSPEVELLRYAADFLTRGCVVGIPTDTLYGLAADPFNLAAVDEIYRVKGRPETRALPILINSVEQAMILARATPPSFVRLAEEFWPGALTLIVDASHRLPLKVTANTGRIALRWPRSEVVVRLIEEFDGPITGTSANISGFPPCSSAAQVMKQLGERLPLILDAGDTGAALPSTIVELRGDTWKILREGAIPVADIQRALS; encoded by the coding sequence TTGCCTGCCGAACTCTTGCGCATAAATGCGCAGTCTCCTGAAGTGGAGCTCCTGCGCTATGCCGCGGATTTCCTCACCCGCGGCTGTGTCGTCGGCATTCCCACGGACACCCTCTACGGCCTCGCCGCCGATCCCTTCAACCTGGCCGCCGTCGACGAAATCTACCGTGTGAAAGGCCGCCCGGAAACCCGCGCCCTCCCCATCCTCATTAATTCCGTCGAGCAAGCTATGATCCTCGCCCGTGCAACCCCGCCCAGCTTCGTCCGCCTCGCCGAGGAGTTCTGGCCCGGCGCCCTCACCCTTATCGTGGACGCCTCGCACCGTCTCCCCCTCAAAGTCACTGCCAACACCGGGCGCATTGCCCTGCGCTGGCCGCGCAGCGAAGTCGTCGTCCGCCTCATCGAGGAGTTCGACGGCCCCATCACCGGCACCAGCGCCAACATCTCCGGCTTTCCCCCGTGCTCCAGCGCCGCCCAGGTCATGAAGCAGCTCGGCGAGCGCCTGCCCCTCATCCTCGACGCCGGCGATACCGGCGCGGCTCTCCCCTCCACCATCGTCGAGCTTCGCGGTGACACCTGGAAAATCCTGCGCGAAGGCGCCATCCCCGTCGCCGACATCCAGCGCGCCCTCAGCTAG
- a CDS encoding ABC transporter substrate-binding protein, whose translation MFGQQIDSFRPFLTSLLSCVLTSLLLIGCARPAAFDPTSLTFLIEANPANLDPRFATDAQSQRIDGLLFSSLVERDGQMNLRGDLAANWETPDALTYVFHLRRDAEFHDGQRVTAADVKATFDFLLDAANRSPKRGAFRMVESVEARDAATVVFHLKEPYASFLWNVSRPAVGIVPAGAGADFARHPVGSGPFQFVSQAQDDEVVLQRNPGYFRGAPAIARVRFRVVPDAVVRALELRKGTADIEISSLSPDSIPVLARQAHLEVTERPGTNFTYLGFNLEDGVLARREVRQALALATDREALIRYLLHGQARIATGILPPNHWAYTGDVATYPTDVARAERLLDGAGFPRQANGVRLHLTLKTSTDEQARLIGAALQEQWRRAGIELELRPLEFATLLSDATRGNFQITLLRWVGANNDPDVLEFVFSSKRFPPEGANRGHYRNAQFDALAERIRVEMNREKRKALCAEAQKILAEDLPYLPLWFTDVVSVHRRELGKIELSPTGDYDFLATLRPVGR comes from the coding sequence TTGTTTGGACAGCAAATTGACAGCTTTCGGCCATTCCTGACATCCCTCCTTTCTTGCGTCCTTACTTCCCTACTGCTGATAGGCTGCGCGCGGCCGGCTGCGTTCGACCCGACTTCGCTGACGTTTCTGATTGAGGCCAACCCGGCGAACCTGGATCCGCGGTTCGCAACGGATGCGCAATCGCAACGGATCGACGGGCTGCTGTTTTCGAGCCTGGTGGAGCGGGACGGGCAGATGAATCTGCGCGGCGACCTGGCGGCGAACTGGGAGACTCCGGATGCACTGACGTACGTGTTTCATCTGCGGCGCGACGCGGAGTTTCACGACGGGCAGCGGGTGACGGCAGCGGACGTGAAGGCCACGTTCGACTTTCTGCTGGATGCGGCAAACCGGTCGCCGAAGCGCGGGGCGTTCCGCATGGTGGAATCGGTGGAGGCGCGGGACGCGGCGACCGTGGTGTTTCACTTGAAGGAGCCGTACGCCTCGTTTTTGTGGAACGTGTCGCGGCCCGCGGTGGGGATTGTACCGGCGGGCGCGGGAGCGGATTTTGCGCGGCATCCGGTGGGATCGGGGCCGTTCCAGTTCGTGAGCCAGGCGCAGGACGACGAGGTGGTGCTGCAGCGGAACCCTGGCTATTTCCGCGGGGCGCCGGCGATTGCGCGGGTGCGCTTCCGGGTGGTGCCGGATGCGGTGGTGCGCGCGTTGGAGTTGCGCAAGGGTACGGCAGATATCGAGATCAGCTCGCTCTCGCCGGACAGCATACCGGTGCTGGCGCGGCAGGCGCACCTGGAGGTGACGGAGCGGCCGGGAACGAACTTCACCTACCTGGGATTCAACCTGGAGGACGGGGTGCTGGCGCGCCGCGAGGTGCGGCAGGCGCTGGCGCTGGCCACGGATCGCGAAGCGCTGATCCGCTATTTGCTGCACGGGCAGGCGCGCATCGCCACGGGAATTCTGCCGCCGAATCACTGGGCGTACACGGGAGACGTGGCGACGTATCCGACGGATGTGGCGCGCGCGGAGAGGCTGCTGGATGGCGCAGGTTTCCCGCGCCAGGCGAATGGCGTGCGGCTGCACCTGACGCTGAAGACGTCCACGGACGAGCAGGCGCGGCTGATCGGCGCGGCGCTGCAGGAGCAATGGCGGCGCGCGGGAATTGAGCTGGAGCTGCGGCCGCTGGAGTTTGCGACGCTGCTTTCGGACGCGACGCGGGGGAATTTTCAGATCACGCTGCTGCGCTGGGTGGGAGCGAACAACGACCCGGATGTGTTGGAATTTGTGTTTTCCTCGAAGCGATTTCCGCCGGAGGGGGCCAACCGCGGGCATTACCGCAATGCGCAGTTCGACGCGCTGGCAGAGCGGATCCGCGTGGAGATGAACCGGGAGAAGCGGAAGGCCCTGTGCGCGGAGGCCCAGAAGATCCTGGCGGAGGATCTGCCGTATCTGCCGCTGTGGTTCACGGACGTGGTGAGCGTGCACCGGCGGGAGCTGGGGAAGATCGAGCTGTCGCCGACGGGCGATTACGATTTTCTGGCAACGCTGCGCCCGGTGGGGCGGTAG
- a CDS encoding RNA methyltransferase, translated as MAPPNPPPNPARPRGRTRGEEALLTSRDNRWLKEFRLALRGGVPTASGCAGVEGARLVEEALRSGCRIEAVLFSESGERHRPRLAPYVDRPEMAFPVLRTTDRLFEGIADTEHPQGVAALVEPRAATLEDLLRPSAEGAAGAPLLAVLVGVQDPGNVGTILRTAAAFGATGAVTCASGQSGTANPYSPKALRASAGAALHLPLLAGMSLAILLTQLRLAGVHTLASSVREEREGEGSKLLRPWEVDWREPVALLVGNEGAGLPEEVERSADARVGIPIASAVESLNAAAAAAVLFYEAARQRKLLPRE; from the coding sequence ATGGCGCCGCCGAACCCACCACCCAATCCCGCGCGGCCACGCGGACGTACGCGCGGCGAAGAGGCCCTGCTGACCAGCCGGGACAATCGCTGGCTCAAGGAGTTCCGGCTGGCGCTGCGCGGGGGCGTGCCCACGGCGTCGGGCTGCGCCGGGGTGGAAGGCGCGCGGCTGGTGGAGGAGGCGCTGCGTTCGGGCTGCCGGATCGAGGCGGTGCTGTTCAGCGAATCGGGGGAGCGCCACCGCCCGCGCCTGGCGCCGTACGTGGACCGGCCGGAGATGGCTTTCCCGGTGCTGCGCACGACAGACCGACTTTTCGAAGGCATCGCCGACACCGAGCATCCGCAAGGCGTGGCGGCTCTGGTAGAGCCGCGCGCGGCCACGCTGGAGGATCTGCTGCGTCCCTCAGCTGAAGGGGCCGCGGGCGCGCCGCTGCTGGCGGTGCTGGTGGGCGTGCAGGACCCGGGCAACGTGGGAACGATCTTGCGCACGGCGGCGGCGTTCGGAGCGACGGGCGCGGTCACCTGCGCATCGGGACAGAGCGGGACGGCGAATCCGTATTCGCCGAAGGCGCTGCGGGCTTCGGCGGGAGCGGCGCTGCACTTGCCGCTGCTCGCAGGGATGTCGCTGGCGATCCTGCTGACACAATTGCGGCTGGCAGGAGTGCACACCCTGGCGTCGAGCGTGCGCGAGGAGCGCGAAGGCGAGGGCAGCAAGCTGCTGCGGCCCTGGGAAGTGGACTGGCGCGAGCCGGTGGCGCTGCTGGTGGGCAACGAAGGCGCGGGGCTGCCGGAAGAGGTGGAACGCAGCGCCGATGCGCGGGTGGGCATCCCAATAGCCAGCGCCGTGGAATCGCTGAATGCAGCGGCGGCGGCGGCAGTGCTGTTCTACGAAGCCGCGCGGCAGAGGAAACTTCTTCCCCGGGAGTGA
- a CDS encoding anhydro-N-acetylmuramic acid kinase gives MSERPMLVLGIMSGTSADGVDVALARIAGTPPRLKAKLLRHTNVGFPVALRGEILRVAEGGRVTAGELSQLHFRLGECFAEAARTACRRFRVAASRVALIGSHGQTVYHQGRRTACFGRATASTLQIGDASVIAARTGITTVGDFRPADMALGGQGAPLVPYADFLLYRDAKRGRVSLNLGGIGNVTVLPRAARAEQVLAFDTGPGNMLIDALVQRFTRGRQRYDKDARMARSGRSIPALVDELLRDPYLRLAPPKSTGREYYGRAYVEKVLAAGRRHGARPADLVRAATIFTALSVGDALHRFVLPKTKIDELIVSGGGACNPLVLGQIAAALPGIAVFPSSRLGIPVDAKEAYAFALLAYETWHRRPGNLPSATGARGPAILGKVCYAPGR, from the coding sequence ATGAGCGAGCGGCCCATGCTGGTACTGGGGATCATGTCCGGCACTTCGGCGGACGGCGTGGACGTGGCCCTGGCGCGGATCGCCGGGACTCCGCCGCGGCTAAAGGCGAAACTGCTGCGGCACACGAACGTGGGATTTCCGGTGGCGCTGCGCGGAGAGATTTTGCGCGTGGCGGAAGGCGGGCGGGTGACGGCGGGCGAACTCAGCCAGTTGCATTTCCGGCTGGGGGAATGCTTTGCGGAAGCGGCGCGGACGGCTTGCCGGAGATTTCGGGTGGCGGCCTCGCGGGTGGCGCTGATCGGCAGCCACGGGCAGACGGTGTATCACCAGGGGCGGCGCACGGCGTGTTTCGGGCGGGCGACGGCTTCCACGCTGCAGATCGGCGATGCGTCGGTGATTGCGGCGCGGACGGGGATTACGACGGTGGGGGATTTTCGTCCGGCGGACATGGCGCTGGGCGGGCAGGGGGCGCCACTAGTGCCCTACGCGGACTTTCTGCTGTACCGGGATGCGAAGCGCGGACGAGTGTCGCTGAATCTGGGCGGGATCGGCAATGTGACGGTGCTGCCACGCGCGGCGCGGGCGGAGCAGGTGCTGGCGTTCGACACCGGGCCGGGCAACATGTTGATTGACGCCCTGGTGCAGCGCTTCACGCGGGGGCGGCAGCGTTACGACAAGGATGCGCGCATGGCGAGGAGCGGGCGAAGCATTCCGGCGCTGGTGGATGAGCTGCTGCGCGACCCGTATCTGCGGCTGGCGCCACCGAAGAGCACCGGGCGGGAGTACTACGGGCGGGCGTACGTGGAGAAGGTGCTGGCGGCGGGGCGCAGGCATGGCGCGAGACCCGCGGACCTGGTGCGCGCGGCGACGATCTTCACGGCGCTGTCGGTGGGGGATGCCCTGCACCGGTTTGTTCTGCCGAAGACGAAGATTGACGAGTTGATCGTTTCGGGCGGCGGCGCGTGCAATCCGCTGGTGCTGGGGCAGATTGCGGCGGCGCTGCCGGGGATCGCGGTGTTCCCTTCCTCGCGCCTGGGAATTCCGGTGGACGCGAAGGAGGCGTACGCGTTTGCGCTGCTGGCCTATGAGACCTGGCACCGGCGTCCGGGGAACCTGCCGTCGGCGACTGGTGCGCGGGGGCCGGCGATTCTCGGGAAAGTCTGCTATGCGCCCGGGCGATGA
- a CDS encoding replication-associated recombination protein A, translating to MRPRTLDEFLGQEKLLGPGKALRVQIENDDLGSMILWGPPGCGKTTLARLIARLTRAEFISFSAVLAGIKEIKEVMAAAERQARSGHRTIVFVDEVHRFNKAQQDAFLPHVEAGHILFIGATTENPSFEVIAPLLSRTKVYVLEPLTTPQIAELLRRALADTERGLGKENVQASDEVLFRMASFANGDARAGYNTLELAVRSARADAAGRRVLTKELLEDVLQRKLLRYDKTGEEHYNLISALHKSVRNSDPDAALYWLARMIESGEDALFLARRMVRMASEDIGLAEPGALAVTLAAKEAFDFLGAPEGHLALAQAAVYLSLAPKSNALYTGYGAVMEDVRQTEADPVPLQLRNAPTGLMKNLGYGEGYKYAHNFEEKVTDMTCLPDNLRGKSYYKPTDQGFEQRLRARLEEIRKIRARGKASS from the coding sequence ATGCGCCCGCGCACGCTGGACGAATTCCTGGGCCAGGAGAAGCTGCTGGGGCCGGGCAAGGCGCTGCGCGTGCAGATCGAGAACGACGACCTGGGATCGATGATTCTGTGGGGGCCGCCGGGGTGCGGGAAGACGACGCTGGCGCGGCTGATCGCGCGGCTGACGCGGGCGGAGTTTATTTCGTTCAGCGCGGTGCTGGCGGGGATCAAGGAGATCAAGGAAGTGATGGCCGCGGCGGAGCGCCAGGCGCGCTCCGGACACCGCACGATCGTCTTCGTGGACGAGGTGCACCGCTTCAACAAGGCGCAGCAGGACGCGTTTCTGCCGCACGTGGAAGCGGGGCACATTCTGTTTATCGGGGCGACGACGGAGAACCCGTCGTTCGAGGTGATCGCGCCGCTGCTTTCGCGGACCAAGGTGTACGTGCTGGAGCCGCTGACGACGCCGCAGATCGCGGAGCTGCTGCGGCGGGCGCTGGCGGACACGGAGCGCGGGCTGGGCAAGGAAAATGTGCAGGCCAGCGACGAGGTGCTCTTCCGCATGGCGTCGTTCGCCAACGGGGATGCGCGCGCCGGCTACAACACGCTGGAGCTGGCGGTGCGCAGCGCTCGAGCGGACGCCGCGGGGCGGCGGGTGCTGACGAAGGAGCTGCTGGAGGACGTGCTGCAGCGCAAGCTGCTGCGTTACGACAAGACCGGCGAGGAACACTACAACCTGATCTCGGCGCTGCATAAGTCCGTGCGCAACTCGGACCCGGACGCGGCGCTGTACTGGCTGGCGCGCATGATCGAATCCGGGGAGGATGCCCTGTTCCTGGCGCGGCGCATGGTGCGCATGGCCAGCGAGGATATCGGGCTGGCGGAGCCGGGGGCGCTGGCGGTGACGCTGGCGGCGAAGGAAGCGTTCGATTTTCTCGGGGCGCCGGAGGGCCATCTGGCCCTGGCGCAGGCGGCGGTGTATCTCTCGCTGGCGCCGAAGTCCAACGCGCTGTACACGGGCTACGGAGCGGTGATGGAGGATGTGCGCCAGACGGAAGCCGACCCCGTGCCGCTGCAGCTGCGCAATGCCCCGACGGGGCTGATGAAGAACCTGGGTTACGGCGAGGGCTACAAGTACGCGCACAATTTCGAGGAGAAGGTCACGGACATGACCTGTTTGCCAGACAATCTGCGGGGCAAGAGCTATTACAAACCTACCGATCAAGGCTTCGAGCAGCGGCTGCGGGCGCGGCTGGAAGAGATCCGCAAGATCCGGGCACGGGGGAAGGCGAGCTCGTGA
- a CDS encoding NADP-dependent isocitrate dehydrogenase, whose protein sequence is MKSSYNGQAVPADGKAIGYSGDQLQVPDTPIIPYIEGDGTGRDIWKASRRVFDAAVAKAYGGKRRVAWFEVFAGEKAFNQFQQWLPDETVEAIRDFRIALKGPLTTPVGGGIRSLNVALRQLLDLYSCERPVRYFEGVPSPVKHPEKMDVFIFRENTEDVYIGIEWKSGTPEAKKVLEFLNNEMLKDAKKQIRWDSGVGIKPISPTGTKRLVRRAIKYALANNRKSVTLVHKGNIQKFTEGAFRDWGYDLAREEFRAQTVTERESWILDNLDKNPQLTVEQNAAMVEPGLERATETFKKAIYDEVKRTLDAIGATHGKGQWKKKLMINDRIADSVFQQVLLRADEYSVLATSNLNGDYLSDACAAQVGGLGMAPGANIGDGYGVFEATHGTAPKYADKDVINPSSVMLSGGMMFEFLGWKEAAKLIENGIAKTIRQKRVTYDLERLMSGATKLGTSAFASAIIENM, encoded by the coding sequence ATGAAATCGTCTTACAACGGCCAGGCGGTTCCCGCCGACGGCAAAGCAATCGGATACAGCGGGGACCAGCTGCAAGTGCCCGACACGCCGATCATTCCCTACATCGAGGGGGACGGGACGGGGCGGGACATCTGGAAAGCGTCGCGGCGGGTGTTCGACGCGGCGGTGGCCAAGGCTTACGGGGGGAAGCGGCGGGTGGCGTGGTTCGAAGTGTTCGCCGGGGAGAAGGCCTTCAACCAGTTCCAGCAATGGCTGCCGGACGAGACGGTGGAAGCGATCCGCGATTTCCGGATCGCCCTGAAGGGCCCGCTGACGACACCGGTGGGCGGGGGCATCCGCTCGCTAAACGTGGCGCTGCGGCAGCTCCTGGACCTGTACTCCTGCGAGCGGCCCGTGCGCTATTTCGAGGGGGTGCCGTCGCCGGTGAAGCATCCCGAAAAGATGGACGTGTTCATCTTCCGGGAGAACACCGAGGACGTGTATATCGGGATCGAGTGGAAGTCCGGGACGCCGGAAGCGAAGAAAGTGCTGGAATTCCTGAACAACGAAATGCTGAAGGACGCCAAGAAGCAGATCCGCTGGGATTCCGGCGTGGGCATCAAGCCGATTTCGCCGACGGGAACAAAGCGGCTGGTGCGGCGGGCGATCAAGTACGCGCTGGCCAACAACCGCAAGAGCGTGACGCTGGTGCACAAGGGCAACATCCAGAAGTTCACCGAGGGGGCGTTCCGCGACTGGGGCTACGACCTGGCGCGGGAAGAGTTCCGGGCGCAGACGGTGACGGAGCGCGAGAGCTGGATCCTGGACAATCTGGACAAGAACCCGCAGCTGACCGTGGAGCAGAATGCGGCGATGGTGGAGCCGGGTCTGGAACGGGCCACGGAGACGTTCAAGAAGGCCATCTACGACGAAGTGAAAAGGACGCTGGACGCGATCGGGGCGACGCACGGCAAGGGACAGTGGAAGAAAAAACTGATGATCAACGACCGGATCGCGGATTCGGTGTTCCAGCAGGTGCTGCTGCGCGCGGATGAGTATAGCGTGCTGGCGACGTCGAACCTGAACGGGGACTATTTGTCGGACGCCTGCGCGGCGCAGGTGGGCGGGCTGGGGATGGCGCCGGGAGCGAACATCGGTGACGGCTACGGGGTATTCGAAGCGACGCACGGGACCGCGCCGAAATACGCGGACAAGGACGTCATCAACCCGAGCTCGGTGATGCTCAGCGGGGGGATGATGTTCGAGTTCCTGGGCTGGAAGGAAGCGGCGAAGCTGATCGAAAACGGAATCGCCAAGACCATTCGGCAGAAACGTGTGACATACGACCTGGAGCGGCTGATGAGCGGGGCGACCAAGCTGGGAACGTCGGCGTTCGCCTCGGCCATCATCGAGAATATGTAA